From one Caldithrix abyssi DSM 13497 genomic stretch:
- the rlmD gene encoding 23S rRNA (uracil(1939)-C(5))-methyltransferase RlmD, with amino-acid sequence MSQNVYPVKKGNEYELKIERLAFGGQGVARIDNYVIFVKRALPGDHVKARIVKRKKDFAEAFVTEILQPSPYRIDPPCKYFSWCGGCTWQNMKYEDQLYFKREIVRDTLTRIGGFNEVEVHAVLPSPEYFAYRNKMEFSFSDRRWLLPEELNQAHISKEFALGLHVPGTFDKILHIETCLLQSETANQILNFISDYARKNNLQPYGIRSHQGYLRFLVIRESAFNGELMVNLVTGLDEPERLKPLASALSKTFPQVVSVVNNVNTRLAQIAQGEKEHLLYGRSYIQDRIGPFIFKISANSFFQTNTRQAEKLYEKAIEFAGLDSNSVVWDLYSGTGTISLFLARHSKKVIGFETAVSAVQDARQNASEHGVQNAEFVEGDLLKTMPTVGERPDVVVTDPPRSGMHEKVVRMIKDIAPQTIVYISCNPTTLARDLKILSDRYRIEKVQPVDMFPQTYHIETVVQLKRR; translated from the coding sequence ATGAGTCAAAATGTGTATCCGGTAAAAAAGGGTAATGAATACGAGTTGAAAATTGAACGCCTGGCCTTTGGCGGGCAGGGCGTGGCGCGCATTGATAATTACGTGATTTTTGTTAAACGCGCCTTACCTGGCGACCACGTAAAGGCCAGAATTGTTAAACGCAAAAAAGACTTTGCCGAAGCGTTTGTTACGGAAATTCTTCAGCCCTCTCCATATCGTATTGATCCGCCCTGTAAATATTTCAGCTGGTGCGGCGGATGTACCTGGCAGAATATGAAATATGAAGATCAATTGTATTTCAAACGAGAAATCGTCCGCGACACTCTGACCAGAATTGGCGGATTTAATGAGGTGGAAGTTCATGCCGTTCTGCCCTCGCCCGAATATTTTGCCTATCGTAATAAAATGGAATTCTCCTTTTCCGATCGCAGATGGCTGTTGCCCGAAGAATTGAACCAGGCCCATATTTCCAAAGAGTTTGCCCTTGGTCTGCACGTGCCGGGAACCTTTGACAAAATATTACATATTGAAACCTGTCTCCTGCAATCGGAAACAGCCAATCAGATTTTGAATTTTATTTCCGACTATGCTCGAAAAAATAATCTGCAGCCCTACGGAATCCGCAGCCATCAGGGTTATTTAAGGTTTCTGGTCATTCGCGAAAGCGCCTTTAACGGAGAGTTGATGGTGAATCTGGTTACCGGTCTGGATGAACCAGAACGCCTGAAACCGCTTGCATCCGCACTATCTAAAACATTCCCTCAGGTTGTGAGTGTGGTGAACAATGTGAATACGCGGCTGGCGCAAATTGCTCAGGGCGAAAAAGAGCATCTGCTTTACGGCCGCTCCTACATTCAGGACAGGATCGGGCCATTTATTTTTAAAATTTCGGCCAATTCATTTTTTCAAACCAATACGCGACAGGCCGAGAAGCTGTACGAGAAGGCAATTGAGTTTGCCGGTCTGGATTCGAATTCTGTTGTATGGGATTTGTATTCGGGAACGGGCACCATTAGTCTGTTTCTGGCGCGCCATTCCAAAAAAGTGATTGGCTTTGAAACGGCGGTTAGCGCCGTGCAGGATGCACGGCAGAATGCCAGCGAACACGGAGTCCAAAATGCGGAGTTTGTGGAGGGCGATTTGCTTAAAACCATGCCCACGGTTGGCGAAAGGCCTGATGTCGTTGTCACCGATCCGCCGCGCAGCGGAATGCACGAAAAAGTGGTGCGTATGATAAAAGACATTGCCCCGCAGACTATTGTCTACATTTCATGCAATCCGACCACTCTGGCCCGTGATCTGAAGATTTTAAGCGATCGTTACCGCATTGAAAAAGTGCAGCCGGTGGACATGTTCCCGCAAACTTATCACATTGAAACGGTCGTTCAATTAAAGCGAAGATAA
- a CDS encoding DUF4388 domain-containing protein gives MIHVAVVAREKNWFDQLITRIPRLPISFRWFENTGDFLKRIEFEDWHLIYIVEKDAEILERGLAELTGNGLNVPIICSTGKLDQGQRQLIWQLGVKEIVPWPVTRQELEHILNAYCHFYAPNPENDRCLFRGSLDYIDGVELLRALCKEKNSGILNFNWGERNGRIELNNGQIIHAAYRQLDPLTSILVLTSWRHGEVSFKEETYISKRSIMLSNEQIFNECEQYLEERAQLLRAFPGADVKLFTHPDLNFEDFGPNERAWLYKMYQGKTPGEINDLYEGDFNFLLKKLKLWLEKQYILPESEYHRIKAKRDEEKAASGVKRLIKKLFGADQNKIEEMEEVRPVEIKREALPCYFHDFKALQTFKSLLEEA, from the coding sequence ATGATCCATGTAGCGGTAGTAGCCAGAGAGAAAAACTGGTTCGATCAGTTAATAACGCGCATTCCTCGCCTGCCCATTTCATTCAGGTGGTTTGAAAATACCGGGGATTTCTTAAAACGCATTGAATTTGAAGACTGGCATCTCATTTACATTGTTGAAAAAGATGCGGAAATTCTGGAGCGCGGCCTGGCAGAGTTGACCGGCAATGGCTTAAACGTGCCGATAATCTGTTCAACGGGCAAGTTAGACCAGGGGCAGCGGCAATTGATCTGGCAGTTAGGCGTAAAAGAGATCGTCCCCTGGCCGGTGACGCGGCAGGAGTTAGAGCATATTTTAAACGCCTATTGTCACTTTTACGCCCCCAACCCGGAGAACGATCGTTGTTTGTTTCGTGGAAGTCTGGATTACATCGACGGGGTGGAGCTCCTGCGCGCTCTGTGTAAGGAAAAAAACAGCGGTATCTTGAATTTTAACTGGGGCGAGCGAAACGGCCGCATTGAACTTAACAATGGCCAAATTATTCATGCCGCCTATCGCCAGTTAGATCCCCTGACCTCCATTTTGGTGTTAACCTCCTGGCGCCATGGCGAGGTTTCTTTTAAGGAAGAAACTTATATTAGCAAACGCTCCATTATGCTATCCAATGAACAAATATTTAACGAGTGTGAACAATATCTGGAGGAACGCGCGCAATTGCTTCGCGCCTTTCCCGGCGCGGATGTCAAATTATTTACCCATCCGGATTTGAATTTTGAGGATTTTGGTCCAAACGAAAGGGCCTGGCTATACAAGATGTACCAGGGAAAAACCCCTGGCGAAATCAACGATCTCTACGAAGGCGATTTTAACTTTTTACTGAAAAAATTGAAATTGTGGTTGGAAAAACAGTATATCCTTCCGGAAAGCGAATATCACCGCATCAAAGCTAAAAGAGATGAAGAGAAAGCCGCCTCAGGAGTTAAGCGGTTGATTAAAAAACTATTCGGCGCCGACCAAAACAAAATCGAAGAAATGGAAGAGGTAAGACCAGTGGAAATTAAACGGGAAGCTCTTCCCTGTTATTTTCACGATTTCAAGGCCTTGCAAACCTTTAAATCTTTATTGGAGGAAGCTTGA
- a CDS encoding B12-binding domain-containing radical SAM protein codes for MPYRLLLINPWIYDFSAYDLWSKPLGLLYLASFLRDQGFEISFIDCLDKYAGEQKVKIRKYGTGHLPRSIVEKPEILKHIPRHYARYGISEELFIEKLKQNANVHAVLITSIMTYWYPGVKRVVELVRKFLPDKPIILGGIYASLLPDHAREVIKPDFLVTGPGELKTLRLLADLFSLPFDAFNLPATLDDYPYPAFDLINHPDYLIVMTSRGCPYGCSFCAQKRIAMRFTQRQPERVVEEFVRQYRRFRLRDFAFYDDALFIAKQKHIEVILQRLLEKRLPLRLHTPNGLFVKYVDRQLAELMFAANFKTIRLSFETANAERWKDMYSKVSDESMIEAVQHLTQAGFRPKDLEAYVIMGLPGQTLEEIVASIIFVNNLGLQVRLASFSPIPGTREFERAVEMGLITRDIDPLLTNKAIFPLRNEKITYETFRKIRKLSQILNEAAKNELPLFGDEALGMAVKKVVREMQ; via the coding sequence ATGCCGTATCGTTTGCTGCTGATAAATCCCTGGATTTACGATTTTTCCGCCTACGATTTATGGAGTAAGCCGTTGGGCTTACTTTATCTGGCTTCATTTTTGCGTGATCAGGGATTTGAAATCTCTTTTATTGACTGTCTGGATAAATATGCCGGCGAGCAAAAGGTCAAAATCCGCAAATACGGAACCGGCCATCTACCAAGAAGTATTGTCGAAAAACCGGAAATTTTAAAACACATTCCTCGCCACTACGCCCGTTACGGGATATCTGAAGAACTGTTCATCGAAAAATTAAAGCAAAACGCCAACGTTCATGCCGTTCTGATTACTTCCATAATGACTTATTGGTATCCCGGTGTAAAACGGGTGGTGGAGTTGGTTCGCAAGTTCCTGCCGGACAAGCCGATTATCCTGGGCGGAATTTACGCTTCCCTTTTGCCCGATCATGCCAGAGAAGTCATCAAACCAGATTTTTTGGTAACCGGCCCCGGCGAGTTAAAAACCCTGCGCCTTCTGGCCGACCTGTTTTCGTTGCCCTTCGATGCTTTTAACCTGCCGGCCACTCTTGATGATTATCCCTATCCTGCGTTTGACCTGATTAATCATCCCGATTATTTAATTGTGATGACCTCGCGCGGTTGCCCGTACGGTTGTTCCTTTTGCGCCCAAAAGCGAATTGCCATGCGCTTTACACAGCGTCAACCCGAGCGTGTGGTGGAAGAATTTGTCCGGCAATACCGTCGGTTTCGTTTAAGAGATTTCGCTTTTTACGACGACGCGCTGTTTATTGCCAAACAAAAACATATTGAGGTGATTTTACAGCGCTTGTTAGAAAAACGTCTGCCCCTGCGTTTGCACACGCCCAACGGACTTTTTGTTAAATATGTGGATCGACAGCTGGCCGAATTGATGTTTGCCGCCAATTTTAAAACCATTCGTTTGAGTTTTGAAACGGCCAATGCCGAGCGCTGGAAAGACATGTATTCCAAGGTCAGCGACGAGTCGATGATCGAAGCGGTGCAGCATCTTACGCAGGCGGGCTTTCGACCCAAAGACCTGGAAGCTTATGTGATTATGGGATTGCCCGGTCAAACTCTGGAAGAGATTGTGGCCAGCATCATTTTTGTGAACAACCTGGGCCTACAGGTGCGCCTGGCCTCCTTTTCGCCCATCCCGGGCACGCGCGAGTTTGAGCGGGCAGTGGAAATGGGGCTGATTACCCGAGATATCGACCCGCTTTTAACCAATAAAGCCATTTTCCCTTTGCGCAATGAAAAAATTACTTATGAAACATTTCGGAAAATTCGTAAATTGTCCCAAATATTAAACGAAGCGGCAAAAAACGAACTGCCGTTATTCGGCGATGAAGCGCTGGGGATGGCTGTAAAAAAAGTTGTGAGAGAGATGCAATGA
- a CDS encoding response regulator translates to MAKAKIYIVDDEKDILDLVDYNLSKEGYEVECFTSGEEILRKVKSEVPDLILLDLMLPGVDGLDVCKVLKHTPDTAGIPIIMLTAKGEEADIVTGLELGADDYIPKPFSVKILLARVKAVLRRKSQKQAESMDVIRIHDLMIHPGRREVLVKDKPVHLTYTEFSLLYFLAQRPGWVFTRYQIVDALRGEDYPVTERSVDVQIVGLRKKLGEAGKYIETVRGVGYRFKEHI, encoded by the coding sequence GTGGCAAAAGCTAAAATTTACATCGTTGATGATGAAAAAGATATTCTGGATTTGGTTGATTACAATTTGAGTAAAGAAGGTTACGAAGTTGAATGTTTTACCAGTGGAGAAGAGATCTTAAGAAAAGTAAAAAGTGAAGTACCCGATCTGATTCTGCTGGATTTAATGTTACCGGGTGTGGACGGGCTGGATGTGTGCAAGGTGTTAAAACATACGCCGGATACCGCCGGCATCCCGATCATCATGCTGACCGCCAAAGGCGAAGAAGCGGATATTGTTACCGGACTGGAGCTGGGCGCCGACGATTACATCCCCAAACCTTTTTCGGTAAAAATTTTGTTAGCCCGCGTAAAGGCCGTTTTAAGGCGCAAAAGTCAGAAACAGGCGGAATCGATGGATGTGATTCGCATCCACGATTTAATGATTCACCCCGGGCGCCGTGAGGTGCTGGTGAAGGATAAGCCGGTTCATTTAACTTACACGGAGTTCAGTCTGCTTTATTTTCTGGCGCAGCGTCCGGGCTGGGTGTTTACGCGCTACCAGATTGTGGACGCCCTGCGCGGCGAAGATTACCCGGTGACCGAACGTTCCGTGGATGTGCAAATTGTCGGTCTGCGCAAAAAATTAGGAGAAGCCGGAAAATACATCGAAACCGTTCGCGGCGTCGGATATCGATTTAAGGAGCATATATGA
- a CDS encoding M28 family peptidase, producing MKRSIAILITLVFMGGLFSGDFNKQIWRQLSGSAFVDNVSYPVLQRICDEAGGRLVGSKQNEKAMDILIEELKKLGLDAKRESFNMPGWVRGDDEIKLLEPTERTLRCAALGYVNQTPPFTAPLVNGHSGQKEILDSIDVHGKIVLIPPEKPKKGKQPLRSEVIRYAAANGAKAVLFVNNKIGGLMRAGTFSFQGEPAPIPGFSITYEEGQWLKRLLETGKMPRLKITTRSYCTPITTANIVATIPGKVKDKIVLGAHFDSWDFGQGGIDNGNGSAILLEVARLIHQIHPQNHFTLEFVWFNGEELGLWGSKKYMEKHGNEPIAAMVNMDMTGRPTGFNAMGFDDFLPFFETLAENLQGYNLTVGAISRSWTNSDHMPFMMQGIPTFTLTAHLDKDQGRFYHSFGDTFDKVRSDYLSQAAGVISIMVVELANRPQLPFQKLDKEAVTRMLKKFNLDEILKRQKEWSFE from the coding sequence ATGAAACGTTCGATCGCCATTTTAATTACGCTTGTTTTTATGGGAGGGCTGTTTTCTGGCGACTTCAATAAACAAATCTGGCGGCAGCTAAGCGGATCGGCTTTTGTGGACAATGTGTCCTATCCTGTTTTACAGCGCATCTGCGATGAAGCCGGCGGTCGGCTGGTAGGCAGCAAACAAAATGAAAAGGCCATGGACATATTGATTGAAGAGCTGAAAAAATTGGGTTTAGATGCCAAAAGAGAAAGTTTTAATATGCCCGGCTGGGTGCGCGGCGATGACGAGATTAAACTTTTAGAGCCCACTGAAAGAACGTTGCGCTGCGCGGCTCTGGGATATGTTAACCAAACGCCACCTTTTACTGCTCCTTTGGTGAACGGACATTCCGGCCAGAAAGAAATTTTGGATTCCATTGATGTTCATGGAAAAATTGTTCTGATTCCGCCCGAAAAGCCCAAAAAAGGAAAGCAACCTCTGCGCTCCGAAGTGATTCGCTATGCGGCAGCCAATGGCGCAAAAGCGGTGCTGTTTGTGAACAACAAAATCGGCGGGTTGATGCGTGCCGGTACTTTTAGCTTTCAGGGCGAGCCTGCGCCCATTCCGGGTTTTAGCATTACCTATGAAGAAGGGCAGTGGCTGAAACGGCTTTTAGAAACGGGGAAGATGCCCAGGTTAAAAATCACAACCCGTTCCTATTGTACGCCCATTACCACGGCCAATATCGTGGCAACTATCCCGGGAAAGGTCAAAGACAAAATTGTGCTCGGCGCCCATTTCGATAGCTGGGATTTTGGTCAGGGCGGCATTGACAACGGTAACGGCAGCGCCATCTTGCTGGAAGTGGCGCGGCTCATCCATCAAATCCATCCGCAAAACCATTTTACGCTGGAGTTCGTCTGGTTCAACGGCGAAGAGCTCGGTTTGTGGGGATCGAAAAAGTACATGGAAAAACACGGCAACGAACCGATTGCGGCCATGGTCAATATGGATATGACCGGTCGCCCAACGGGATTTAATGCCATGGGCTTTGACGATTTTTTGCCCTTTTTTGAAACTCTGGCCGAAAACCTACAGGGATATAATTTAACAGTCGGCGCGATCAGCCGCTCCTGGACCAACAGCGATCACATGCCCTTTATGATGCAGGGAATTCCGACCTTTACGTTAACGGCGCATCTGGATAAGGATCAGGGACGGTTTTACCACAGTTTTGGCGATACCTTTGATAAAGTGCGCAGTGACTATCTTTCTCAGGCGGCGGGTGTAATCTCGATCATGGTGGTTGAATTGGCCAATCGACCGCAACTACCCTTTCAAAAATTGGACAAAGAGGCCGTTACCAGAATGCTGAAAAAATTTAACCTGGATGAAATACTAAAACGTCAAAAGGAATGGTCTTTTGAATAA
- the pnpS gene encoding two-component system histidine kinase PnpS, with amino-acid sequence MTHKRQLWQTFFSFSAISVFFIAIIVFYTVNKSRHLIKDIYFEELQVKGHVVARLIEPQIKNNDFDNVNAELNRLFFDLKSYVTVILPNGKVIADTRKDPSLLDNHADRPEIKEALLGHVGRNIRYSYSVNKELLYLALPIFNNEDNKVIAVVRMSMPYQHADQVFSALQYQIILILLLGFLLILVLFYVVARRFSQPLLEVAECMEKVAAGDFKVRLPDFSAIELHRISAAFNQLIERMEDQLHKIHEQKNQQQAIFQSMNEGILAVNKEERIIAINRAAAEILNISADAKNRSMHEVIRNSELIKVIEKALATDQLIEDEIVCRGEPRRYIQVHGTCLKDEAGNTIGAMVVLSDVTRIKRLEEIRKDFVANVSHEIRTPLTSIQGFVETLLDGALADKETAERFLNIIHNQTRRLNMIIEDLMVLASLEQKEERSEFQFSEDYLAPVVQNAILVCQSQADDKNIRITSACPEKLKVKMNPSLLEQALVNLITNAIKYSPENTEVKIEVTPGEREVEIKVVDQGIGIPSDYHDRIFERFYRVDKARSRQLGGTGLGLSIVKHIVNVHNGRVAVESKVGKGSTFYIYLPYEKS; translated from the coding sequence ATGACCCATAAACGCCAGTTGTGGCAAACTTTTTTTTCGTTTTCAGCCATCAGTGTTTTTTTTATTGCCATCATTGTATTTTATACGGTAAATAAGTCCAGGCATTTAATCAAAGATATCTATTTTGAAGAATTGCAGGTTAAAGGACATGTTGTCGCACGATTAATTGAGCCGCAGATAAAAAATAATGATTTTGACAATGTGAACGCCGAGCTGAACCGGCTGTTTTTCGATTTGAAATCGTACGTAACGGTCATATTGCCCAACGGAAAGGTGATCGCCGATACGCGTAAAGACCCCTCTTTGCTCGATAACCATGCCGATCGACCGGAAATTAAAGAAGCCCTGCTCGGACATGTGGGCAGAAATATTCGCTACAGCTATTCGGTAAATAAAGAATTGTTGTATCTGGCCCTCCCCATATTCAATAATGAGGACAATAAAGTCATTGCCGTTGTGCGGATGTCCATGCCCTATCAGCATGCCGACCAGGTCTTTTCCGCTTTGCAATATCAGATTATTTTGATCTTATTGCTGGGATTTTTATTGATTCTGGTTCTCTTTTATGTGGTGGCGCGGCGTTTTAGCCAGCCCCTGCTGGAAGTTGCCGAGTGCATGGAAAAGGTAGCCGCAGGCGATTTTAAAGTACGTTTACCCGATTTTTCGGCCATCGAGCTGCATCGGATTTCAGCGGCGTTTAATCAGCTTATCGAGAGAATGGAAGACCAACTGCACAAAATCCATGAGCAGAAAAATCAACAGCAGGCCATTTTTCAGAGCATGAACGAAGGCATTTTAGCCGTTAATAAAGAGGAACGCATCATCGCCATTAATCGCGCTGCCGCAGAAATTTTGAATATTTCCGCAGATGCCAAAAATCGCAGCATGCACGAAGTAATCCGCAATAGTGAACTGATTAAGGTAATTGAAAAGGCGCTTGCTACGGATCAGCTTATTGAGGACGAGATTGTGTGCCGTGGCGAACCGCGGCGCTACATTCAGGTGCATGGCACCTGCTTAAAAGATGAGGCGGGCAATACCATCGGCGCCATGGTGGTGCTATCGGATGTTACGCGGATTAAACGCCTCGAAGAAATTCGCAAAGATTTTGTGGCCAATGTTTCTCACGAAATCCGCACGCCGCTCACTTCTATCCAGGGCTTTGTAGAAACTTTACTCGATGGCGCATTAGCCGATAAAGAAACAGCCGAGCGTTTTCTGAATATCATTCACAATCAGACCAGACGTTTGAATATGATCATTGAAGACCTGATGGTGCTGGCTTCGCTTGAACAAAAAGAGGAGCGCTCCGAATTTCAATTTAGCGAAGATTATCTTGCGCCGGTGGTGCAAAACGCCATCCTGGTGTGCCAGTCTCAGGCCGATGACAAAAATATCCGTATTACGTCCGCCTGCCCCGAAAAGTTAAAGGTTAAAATGAATCCTTCGTTGCTGGAGCAGGCCCTGGTTAATTTAATTACCAATGCCATCAAATACAGCCCGGAAAATACCGAGGTTAAAATTGAAGTCACTCCCGGAGAAAGGGAAGTGGAGATCAAAGTCGTTGATCAGGGAATTGGCATCCCCAGCGACTATCACGATCGAATTTTTGAGCGCTTTTATCGTGTGGATAAAGCGCGCAGTCGTCAACTGGGCGGAACCGGATTGGGACTCTCCATTGTTAAGCATATTGTTAATGTGCACAACGGGCGCGTGGCTGTAGAAAGTAAAGTGGGCAAGGGAAGCACCTTTTATATTTACCTGCCCTATGAAAAATCGTAA
- a CDS encoding DUF4388 domain-containing protein: MAETAIVVLDRSPHQSEYLVQSFKEHEIPVIYNAVLDPILDLPDEYRRRLYLVDYHTLTLEKRESVIKLFKGLKNEDRVIVYNVTPDANKRIVFYELGAFRVFDRTVNIEEVCANALWWYEQITTHPDISDVLMEGRLENIEFIHFLWGLARRKVSGILELTMKRNHGEIYFKNGQIIHAQVLTHQGLDGLLHMALWQNGTFSLKRHNTKDIEQTIHNTLLGLIILISDLKLKLFSIQDQFKSEMSVLQLVNAGDLPLYKINLDAGFVEYLSQPREYGDVLENPFYPNHQTMMILQQLKKTGLLRVNEPIETIIEKEAPAFEHIYESVNTLNEFRFDPETLKQIKTTLALNTEAPAKVVVICDDEELLKHYLASLAGGADRVIFEYNMHFIRFSLGEGYEIILIGMMANPQLLRLLSVMSEEINGFIFLINAQNLANVGYYSYLINQSLVQHPVPAACAVTFFNERQMLEKIKNHFFLNWNVAWTQFEANDADSMVQILSSISPVEPIEGKEKEEEGEEE; the protein is encoded by the coding sequence ATGGCCGAAACCGCAATCGTGGTACTTGACCGAAGTCCACATCAAAGCGAATATCTGGTTCAGTCTTTTAAAGAACACGAAATCCCCGTGATTTACAACGCTGTGCTCGATCCAATCCTCGATTTACCTGACGAATACCGGCGGCGATTGTACCTTGTGGATTACCACACCTTAACCCTTGAAAAAAGGGAATCGGTTATCAAATTATTTAAAGGCTTAAAGAATGAAGACCGGGTGATCGTTTACAATGTAACCCCGGATGCCAATAAGCGAATTGTCTTTTATGAGCTCGGCGCCTTCCGCGTTTTTGATCGAACGGTGAATATCGAAGAAGTGTGCGCCAACGCTCTGTGGTGGTATGAGCAAATAACCACGCATCCCGATATCTCCGATGTGCTAATGGAAGGGCGCCTGGAGAATATTGAATTTATCCATTTTTTATGGGGCCTTGCCCGGCGAAAAGTTAGCGGCATTCTTGAACTGACCATGAAACGCAATCATGGCGAGATCTATTTTAAAAACGGGCAGATCATTCATGCTCAGGTTTTGACCCATCAGGGGCTGGATGGGCTGCTGCACATGGCGTTATGGCAAAATGGAACATTTTCTTTAAAACGTCACAACACAAAAGACATCGAACAAACCATTCACAATACGTTATTGGGTCTGATCATTCTAATTTCCGACTTAAAGCTTAAACTCTTTTCCATTCAGGATCAATTCAAATCTGAAATGAGCGTCTTGCAATTGGTAAATGCCGGCGACCTGCCCCTGTACAAAATTAATCTGGACGCGGGATTTGTGGAATATCTTTCTCAGCCCAGAGAGTATGGCGATGTGTTGGAAAATCCTTTTTATCCCAATCACCAGACCATGATGATTTTGCAGCAGTTAAAAAAGACCGGCCTTTTACGAGTTAATGAGCCCATCGAAACCATCATCGAAAAAGAGGCGCCGGCTTTTGAGCACATTTACGAAAGCGTAAATACATTAAACGAGTTTAGATTTGACCCCGAAACGCTTAAACAAATCAAAACAACCCTGGCGCTCAATACGGAAGCTCCGGCAAAAGTGGTGGTCATCTGCGATGATGAAGAATTGCTGAAGCACTATCTGGCCTCGCTGGCCGGCGGAGCCGATCGCGTCATTTTTGAATACAACATGCATTTTATCCGCTTCTCTCTTGGAGAAGGTTACGAAATTATTCTGATTGGCATGATGGCAAATCCGCAACTGTTAAGGCTATTATCGGTAATGTCCGAAGAAATTAATGGTTTTATCTTTCTGATCAACGCGCAAAATCTGGCCAACGTGGGCTACTACAGCTATCTGATCAACCAGTCTCTGGTTCAGCATCCCGTACCGGCCGCCTGTGCGGTCACCTTTTTCAATGAACGGCAGATGTTGGAAAAAATAAAAAATCATTTTTTCTTAAACTGGAATGTCGCCTGGACCCAATTTGAAGCCAACGACGCCGATTCCATGGTTCAGATATTAAGCTCCATAAGCCCCGTAGAGCCTATTGAGGGAAAAGAAAAGGAAGAAGAGGGGGAAGAGGAATGA
- a CDS encoding RNA methyltransferase codes for MNRQTIRKLSFDEIFRRQPTLEELKKLPRTPISVLVEDIRSMHNVGSIFRTSDGARIEHLYLTGFTARPPRIEIDKTALGATDSVPWSYHKDALEVVQQLKEKNIAIVTLEHTSQSQNYFEVEYPFPLCLVLGNEVEGVSQQIVEQADLAIEIPMLGIKQSLNVSVAYGIVLYHILGNYLKNHSFKLDMYRIDR; via the coding sequence ATGAACAGGCAAACCATCCGCAAGCTGAGTTTTGATGAGATTTTCAGGCGTCAGCCCACGCTGGAAGAATTGAAAAAACTTCCGCGTACGCCCATTTCTGTGCTGGTTGAGGATATTCGAAGTATGCACAACGTGGGCAGCATTTTTCGCACCAGCGACGGCGCCCGAATCGAACATCTGTATCTTACGGGTTTTACGGCCCGTCCGCCGCGCATCGAAATTGACAAGACCGCTCTGGGAGCTACAGACAGCGTTCCCTGGTCTTATCACAAAGATGCGCTGGAGGTCGTGCAGCAGTTAAAAGAGAAAAATATAGCCATTGTAACGCTGGAACATACCTCGCAAAGTCAGAATTATTTTGAGGTTGAATATCCCTTTCCCCTCTGTCTGGTACTGGGCAATGAAGTAGAAGGCGTCAGCCAGCAGATCGTGGAACAGGCCGATCTGGCGATTGAAATTCCCATGCTGGGCATCAAACAATCCTTAAACGTCAGCGTGGCTTATGGGATCGTTTTATATCATATATTGGGTAACTATCTAAAAAATCATTCATTTAAGCTTGACATGTACCGTATTGACCGATAA